The Candidatus Dormiibacterota bacterium DNA segment GTGGCCTGCGGCTTGCTGAGGATGCGGGCGATGTCGCGGTCGGTGAGGCCGTCGGCGAGCAGGGTGAGCAGGCGCTCCTCGGAGGCTTGGCGGTCGACGTTGTCGGGGAAGACCAGGGCGTCGACGATCGCCTCGCCGAGGCGCGGGTCGAGGTAGATGTGGCCCTGCTTGGCCCA contains these protein-coding regions:
- a CDS encoding LuxR C-terminal-related transcriptional regulator, whose protein sequence is WAKQGHIYLDPRLGEAIVDALVFPDNVDRQASEERLLTLLADGLTDRDIARILSKPQATVSRDISLLLKRMGVTSRAAAVSAALRRGLLV